The Hyalangium gracile genome contains a region encoding:
- a CDS encoding indole-3-glycerol phosphate synthase TrpC, with protein sequence MNLLADIFARKRRELATRPPLGARVRPPSRDFTAALLQRRPGVAVNVIAEVKRKSPSGGDFPHQDLVQVARGYEAGGACAISVLTDDVDFGGRLADLEQVRAEVSLPVLRKDFLVAPREVEESAAIGADAVLLIADALEDGLLQEMVAAAKSCGVAALVEAHTEAHAERALAAGAELVGINNRDLATLRTDTATALRVMPRLRQRARGLVAESGLKTAADFAAARAAGADAVLVGESLLRDAEPGRALARLLAARDGAA encoded by the coding sequence ATGAACCTCCTCGCGGACATCTTCGCGCGCAAGCGCCGGGAACTCGCCACCCGCCCTCCGCTGGGCGCACGGGTGCGTCCTCCCTCGCGGGACTTCACCGCGGCCCTGCTCCAGCGCCGGCCCGGCGTGGCGGTGAACGTCATCGCCGAGGTGAAGCGCAAGAGCCCCTCGGGCGGTGACTTCCCGCATCAGGATCTCGTCCAGGTGGCTCGCGGCTACGAGGCCGGGGGCGCCTGCGCCATCAGCGTGCTCACGGACGACGTGGACTTCGGAGGCAGGCTGGCGGACCTGGAGCAGGTGCGCGCGGAGGTGTCGCTGCCCGTGCTGCGAAAGGACTTCCTGGTCGCCCCGCGCGAGGTGGAAGAGAGCGCGGCCATCGGAGCGGACGCGGTGCTGCTCATCGCCGACGCGCTGGAGGACGGGCTGCTCCAGGAGATGGTGGCGGCCGCGAAGTCCTGCGGAGTGGCGGCGCTGGTGGAGGCGCACACGGAGGCCCACGCCGAGCGCGCCCTGGCGGCGGGCGCGGAGCTGGTGGGTATCAACAACCGGGACCTGGCCACGCTGCGCACGGACACGGCCACGGCGCTGCGGGTGATGCCTCGGCTGCGCCAGCGGGCCCGCGGACTGGTGGCCGAGAGTGGACTGAAGACGGCGGCGGACTTCGCGGCGGCTCGGGCGGCGGGGGCTGACGCGGTGCTGGTCGGCGAGTCCCTGCTGCGAGACGCGGAGCCCGGCCGGGCGCTGGCGCGGCTGCTGGCCGCGAGGGATGGGGCGGCGTGA
- a CDS encoding type III polyketide synthase, whose translation MSQSCERHLPTLLAIRSAPPPFRLTQEEFHSGVARGWYKDLEDIERLMAQTRVRQRGMFWDPRQELAGRVRGTGERMRAFEESVIGVAQQSVEAVLEGVDRERVGSFVTTTNTGYFAPFFDCVIARRLGLSSSLRRTVIGSMGCFAAFNTFKVALDSLAVRPDELVLLNCTEASSISMQSAPTKEQAVVQYLFGDASASMLLGSAPEGEGLQFLRTHTEQLYETADMMTLRLTDEAFRMTLSPFVPFVLAENIEGFLKKLLGPAKLSRGDIRHWGIHPGGPKIIEFLTRKLELRPEQSRASWHVLENHGNCAAAATLLVLEDILRQDKPARGDYGVLMAFGPGLTVEGALVRF comes from the coding sequence ATGAGCCAGTCCTGCGAGCGCCACCTGCCCACCCTCCTGGCCATCCGGTCAGCGCCGCCTCCATTCCGGCTGACCCAGGAGGAGTTCCACTCCGGGGTGGCTCGGGGTTGGTACAAGGACCTCGAGGACATCGAGCGCTTGATGGCGCAGACGCGAGTGCGCCAGCGGGGCATGTTCTGGGATCCGCGCCAGGAGCTGGCCGGCCGGGTGCGCGGCACCGGCGAGCGCATGCGCGCGTTCGAGGAGTCGGTGATCGGCGTGGCCCAGCAGTCCGTGGAGGCCGTGCTGGAGGGCGTGGATCGCGAGCGTGTCGGCAGCTTCGTGACCACGACGAACACGGGGTACTTCGCGCCCTTCTTCGACTGCGTCATCGCGCGGCGGCTGGGGCTGAGCAGCTCCCTGCGCCGCACGGTCATCGGGAGCATGGGGTGCTTCGCGGCCTTCAATACCTTCAAGGTCGCGCTGGACAGCCTGGCCGTGCGGCCCGACGAGCTGGTGCTGCTCAACTGCACGGAGGCCAGCTCCATCAGCATGCAGTCGGCTCCCACCAAGGAGCAGGCCGTCGTCCAGTACCTCTTCGGAGACGCGAGCGCCTCCATGTTGCTGGGCAGCGCGCCGGAGGGTGAAGGGCTCCAGTTCCTGCGCACCCACACGGAGCAGCTCTACGAGACGGCGGACATGATGACGCTGCGTCTGACGGACGAGGCCTTCCGGATGACGCTGTCGCCCTTCGTCCCGTTCGTGCTGGCGGAGAACATCGAGGGCTTCCTGAAGAAGCTGCTCGGGCCGGCGAAGCTCTCCCGGGGAGACATCCGGCACTGGGGCATCCACCCCGGGGGCCCGAAGATCATCGAGTTCCTCACCCGGAAGCTCGAGCTGAGGCCGGAGCAGTCCCGCGCCTCGTGGCACGTGCTGGAGAACCATGGCAACTGCGCCGCGGCCGCCACGCTGCTCGTGCTGGAGGACATCCTCCGCCAGGACAAGCCGGCGCGAGGGGACTACGGGGTGCTGATGGCCTTCGGCCCGGGGCTCACGGTCGAAGGGGCGCTGGTTCGCTTCTAG
- a CDS encoding AMP-binding protein yields MERQTTQLMLGPGAVRHPDRREPLPPGAPAVLPPVSTLGELLEYRASATPAAVFGYFIDMEERVTRVSWRELRLRAGRLAAGLRRQGVWPGDRILLSMQTSPELLEGFFACQLLGAIPCLVEAPTLGRGLKAWGERLVPKLRVLEPCAVVTEEGAVREVTDLLTELLGQGRPSVHGVQELSGEGDVPAHPSRPEDLSFLQFTSGTTLAARAVTCTHQALLTNARCVAGSGGQQWRQSDLVLGWLPLFHDMGLVATTLSAITHGVPVALMPPAAFITRPLRWLWAMHVLRGSLSFAPNFAYQLCLKRFQEQEAQGLDLSSWRIAYNGAEFVHADTVRHFTERFSDYGFPANAFLPSYGMAEMVVAAAFHEAGTPVIVDTISRSRLARDGRAVPIPEDAPDAIQVVSVGRAVCGHAVQVRGEDGRVLGEREQGQIALRGPSLFHGYYRDPEATREVLKDQWLLTGDMGYLVDGRLYVSGRCKDLIIRGGENYHPYLMEGAVSAVDKVREGCVAAVGLANGDTGTEDIAIVFETVESDPEVLRKLRQQVEEQVRRVSGLRPDHVIAAPPRTIPKTSSGKIRRGAVRDFVLRHLATERGGRIAVGH; encoded by the coding sequence ATGGAGCGTCAGACGACACAGCTGATGCTGGGTCCGGGGGCGGTGCGTCATCCGGACCGGCGAGAGCCGCTTCCGCCGGGGGCGCCTGCGGTGCTTCCTCCAGTGTCCACGCTGGGGGAGCTGCTGGAGTACCGCGCCAGTGCCACGCCCGCCGCCGTCTTTGGCTACTTCATCGACATGGAGGAGCGGGTGACCCGCGTCTCCTGGCGGGAGCTGCGGCTTCGGGCGGGACGGCTGGCCGCGGGGCTGCGCCGCCAGGGCGTGTGGCCCGGTGACCGGATCCTCCTGTCGATGCAGACCTCGCCCGAGCTGCTGGAGGGCTTCTTCGCGTGCCAGCTGCTCGGCGCGATCCCCTGTCTGGTCGAGGCGCCCACCCTGGGCCGCGGGCTGAAGGCATGGGGCGAGCGGCTGGTGCCCAAGCTCCGGGTGCTCGAGCCGTGCGCTGTCGTGACGGAGGAAGGCGCGGTCCGAGAAGTGACGGACCTCCTGACGGAGCTCCTGGGACAGGGGCGGCCTTCGGTGCACGGCGTTCAGGAGCTCTCGGGCGAGGGAGATGTCCCGGCGCACCCCAGCCGACCGGAGGACCTGTCCTTCCTTCAGTTCACCTCTGGCACGACGCTGGCCGCGCGGGCGGTGACCTGCACGCACCAGGCGCTCCTGACCAACGCCCGGTGCGTGGCGGGCTCGGGAGGGCAGCAGTGGCGCCAGAGCGATCTGGTGCTGGGGTGGCTCCCGCTGTTCCACGACATGGGCCTGGTGGCGACCACGCTGTCGGCCATCACCCATGGCGTCCCTGTGGCGCTGATGCCGCCGGCGGCGTTCATCACCCGGCCCCTGCGGTGGCTCTGGGCGATGCATGTGCTGAGAGGCTCGCTCTCGTTCGCGCCCAACTTCGCCTATCAGCTCTGCCTGAAGCGCTTCCAGGAGCAGGAGGCCCAGGGGCTGGACCTGAGCTCGTGGCGCATTGCCTACAACGGCGCGGAGTTCGTCCACGCCGACACGGTGCGCCACTTCACCGAGCGCTTCTCGGACTACGGCTTCCCGGCCAACGCCTTCCTGCCGTCCTATGGCATGGCGGAGATGGTGGTGGCCGCGGCCTTCCACGAGGCCGGCACTCCCGTCATCGTGGACACCATCTCGCGGAGCCGGCTGGCCCGCGACGGGCGGGCGGTGCCCATCCCCGAGGATGCTCCCGACGCGATCCAGGTCGTCTCCGTCGGGAGGGCTGTCTGCGGACACGCGGTGCAGGTACGGGGTGAGGATGGCCGCGTGCTGGGAGAGCGGGAGCAGGGACAGATCGCCCTTCGCGGGCCGTCGCTCTTCCATGGCTACTACCGGGACCCCGAGGCCACGCGGGAAGTGCTGAAGGATCAGTGGTTGCTCACCGGAGACATGGGCTACCTCGTCGATGGGCGGCTCTACGTCTCGGGCCGGTGCAAGGACCTCATCATCCGAGGAGGGGAGAACTACCACCCCTACTTGATGGAGGGCGCCGTCTCCGCCGTCGACAAGGTGAGGGAAGGCTGCGTGGCCGCGGTGGGGCTGGCCAATGGCGACACGGGGACCGAGGACATCGCCATCGTCTTCGAGACGGTGGAGTCGGACCCGGAAGTGCTCCGGAAGCTGCGTCAGCAGGTGGAGGAGCAGGTGCGACGCGTCAGCGGCCTGCGGCCGGACCACGTGATTGCCGCGCCTCCCCGCACCATTCCCAAGACGAGCAGTGGCAAGATCCGGCGCGGCGCGGTCCGAGACTTCGTGCTGCGACACCTCGCCACCGAGCGAGGTGGACGCATCGCCGTGGGCCACTGA
- a CDS encoding acetylserotonin O-methyltransferase has protein sequence MQELFNPAIPPPLFIMYLTGGTMLISRVLYIAAELGLADLLAPGPRHVDDLARTTGTHADSLFRVLRALEAMGIVAQEGEGIFRITPLAHGLRSNVPGSMRAWARYFGSPWHWESLGEVLGSVKNGKSIPENEHGAGIFDFFSKNPEHGKLFDEAMTSISNGSNPLLLAAYDFAGIRSVVDVGGGQGRLLAEILRAHPALQGTLFEQPEVLERAREPGILAEFERAGRCQLVGGSFFDAVPAGQDLYLFKEILHNWRDDDVKRILEVTRKAAGGPGKKLLLMEMIVDPAPERALAGKLVDLLMLSMLGGRERTPKEFGELFAATGFQLTRVIPTMPPYTLVEGVSV, from the coding sequence GTGCAGGAGCTCTTCAACCCCGCGATTCCACCGCCCCTCTTCATCATGTACCTGACCGGCGGGACGATGCTCATCTCCCGGGTCCTCTACATCGCCGCGGAGCTGGGCCTGGCGGACCTGCTCGCCCCAGGGCCGCGCCACGTGGATGACCTGGCGCGCACCACGGGGACGCATGCCGACTCGCTGTTCCGCGTCCTGCGAGCGCTGGAGGCCATGGGCATCGTCGCGCAGGAAGGCGAGGGCATCTTCCGCATCACGCCCCTGGCCCACGGGCTGCGCTCCAATGTTCCGGGCTCCATGCGCGCGTGGGCGCGCTACTTCGGCAGCCCCTGGCACTGGGAGTCGCTCGGCGAGGTGCTCGGGTCGGTGAAGAACGGCAAGTCCATCCCCGAGAACGAGCACGGCGCCGGCATCTTCGACTTCTTCTCGAAGAACCCCGAGCACGGGAAGCTCTTCGACGAGGCGATGACCAGCATCTCCAACGGCAGCAACCCGCTACTGCTGGCCGCCTATGACTTCGCGGGCATCCGCTCCGTGGTGGATGTCGGAGGGGGGCAGGGGCGCCTGCTGGCGGAGATCCTCCGCGCCCATCCGGCGCTCCAGGGCACGCTCTTCGAGCAGCCGGAGGTCCTCGAGCGCGCCCGGGAACCGGGCATCCTGGCGGAGTTCGAGCGCGCCGGCCGCTGCCAGCTCGTGGGCGGGAGCTTCTTCGACGCGGTGCCGGCCGGGCAGGACCTCTACCTCTTCAAGGAGATCCTCCATAACTGGCGGGATGACGACGTGAAGCGGATCCTCGAGGTGACCCGCAAGGCCGCGGGTGGGCCCGGGAAGAAGCTCCTCCTCATGGAGATGATCGTCGATCCCGCGCCGGAGCGAGCCCTGGCGGGCAAGCTGGTGGACCTGCTCATGCTGTCCATGCTGGGTGGCCGCGAGCGCACGCCGAAGGAGTTCGGCGAGCTCTTCGCGGCGACGGGCTTCCAGCTGACGCGGGTGATCCCGACGATGCCGCCCTACACCCTCGTGGAGGGCGTCTCGGTCTGA
- a CDS encoding histidine phosphatase family protein has protein sequence MKPLSPQIVLVRHGETAWSRSGQHTGRTDIPLLEDGRRMGRALERPLRAWSFVAVWTSPLRRASETCALSGHGVIARENPDLMEWDYGAYEGKTSKEIHATEPGWKLWKDGVPNGETVEQVGARADRVIEEARRARGNVLLFSHGHLLRVLAARWLGLPPTEGRLFALSTASISVLGWNEEQPVLVQWNDTSHL, from the coding sequence ATGAAGCCACTCTCTCCGCAGATCGTCCTCGTCCGCCACGGTGAGACGGCCTGGAGCCGGAGTGGCCAGCACACCGGCCGCACCGACATTCCGCTGCTCGAGGATGGGCGGCGGATGGGGCGCGCGCTGGAGCGTCCCCTGCGGGCCTGGAGCTTCGTAGCGGTCTGGACGAGCCCCCTGCGCCGCGCCAGCGAGACGTGCGCCCTCTCGGGGCATGGCGTCATCGCCCGGGAGAATCCGGACCTGATGGAGTGGGACTACGGCGCCTACGAGGGGAAGACCTCCAAGGAGATCCATGCCACGGAGCCCGGCTGGAAGCTCTGGAAGGACGGCGTCCCCAACGGCGAGACGGTGGAGCAGGTCGGCGCCCGGGCGGACCGGGTCATCGAAGAGGCCCGGCGGGCTCGAGGCAACGTGCTCCTCTTCTCCCACGGGCATCTGCTGCGAGTGCTCGCCGCGCGCTGGCTGGGACTGCCGCCCACGGAGGGCCGGCTCTTCGCGCTGAGCACCGCGTCCATCAGCGTGCTCGGGTGGAACGAGGAGCAGCCCGTCCTCGTGCAGTGGAACGACACCAGCCACCTGTGA
- a CDS encoding choline/carnitine O-acyltransferase has product MSVSLLAGLLLCVAYLCLAFVLYRATPRLSELEERDRRAGAETRFKEGRSSEPIKPYPLYTGPEVRAAFRQTFSVVLDGSVLRTCASWLVGAFLVVVTPIRHALFFARKTHLSKRSAVPLAIFNRLSTHVFGSVSQLINPVAILEDDARNGTLETRAASLIAGMFAFWRNLKSGNLVNLTRGLRSDTDEAFFLFTRCSGLHELSRGRPRLMAESTDVEPGSHVVVLIRGVAYRVDLPERVLTDEDQRQLLGDIVAIVRHAQHGGTVTEERLSLCTHVYDERQVALRSRHRDYFDTINRALFVVSLIPEASPESINELATEHFAHPESCWHDKGLQFIVYGNGKASVIARLRNYVFGSTILKATSYAGLEARRHDFSALLRNSSEDAASVKPLQHAVLDEREREVLRSYREQHRAWVRKAPHIGHARVGRRSFRELAGDNVSADSIFQVCLHAAYARVFGRFPVSSEAVYMGCFRGLYGGAMELCGTQEMKDVVARLTALEPGDEVPRALLAGDADLVRLLRRAVDSHRQHMLFPRQGFVTPTVLLAWFRAFAFTPLLLGAVLWACWAPKPLKESAILRWLASGLSRLPLLSRLLAFEVVDIASSHLPAVPGVRAAAIQNCRFDQMPRFFTPELFLPEKVAGVYRPRFLVHYSIQDEQVHYSPLCFSPEVVNRREQFIQAVDFYLRVCACMCEMGSMHVGNSGAPVKMIATG; this is encoded by the coding sequence ATGAGTGTCTCACTGCTCGCAGGTCTGCTCCTCTGCGTGGCGTACCTGTGCCTGGCCTTCGTGCTCTACCGAGCCACGCCCCGACTGAGCGAGCTCGAGGAGCGGGACCGGCGGGCGGGGGCGGAGACCCGCTTCAAGGAAGGACGCTCGAGCGAGCCCATCAAGCCCTACCCGCTGTACACGGGGCCCGAGGTCCGGGCCGCCTTCCGCCAGACCTTCAGCGTGGTGCTGGACGGTTCCGTCCTGAGGACCTGTGCCTCCTGGCTGGTGGGCGCCTTCCTCGTGGTCGTCACTCCCATCCGGCACGCGCTCTTCTTCGCGCGCAAGACGCACCTCTCCAAGCGCTCCGCGGTGCCGCTGGCGATCTTCAATCGCCTGTCGACCCACGTCTTCGGCTCCGTCTCCCAGCTCATCAACCCCGTGGCGATCCTGGAGGATGACGCGAGGAACGGCACCCTCGAGACCCGGGCCGCCAGTCTGATCGCCGGGATGTTCGCGTTCTGGAGGAACCTGAAGAGCGGCAACCTCGTCAACCTCACGAGGGGCCTCCGCAGCGACACCGATGAGGCGTTCTTCCTCTTCACCCGGTGCTCGGGGCTCCACGAGCTCTCGCGCGGGAGGCCACGGCTCATGGCGGAGAGCACCGACGTCGAGCCGGGAAGCCATGTCGTGGTGCTCATCCGCGGCGTGGCCTATCGGGTGGACCTCCCCGAGCGGGTGCTGACCGACGAGGACCAGCGCCAGCTGCTGGGGGACATCGTCGCGATCGTCCGTCACGCCCAACACGGCGGGACCGTCACCGAGGAGCGCCTGAGCCTCTGCACCCACGTCTATGACGAGCGCCAGGTCGCGCTCCGGTCCAGGCACCGGGACTACTTCGACACGATCAACCGGGCGCTGTTCGTCGTCTCGCTGATCCCCGAGGCCTCCCCCGAGAGCATCAACGAGCTGGCGACCGAGCACTTCGCGCACCCCGAGAGCTGCTGGCACGACAAGGGGCTCCAGTTCATCGTCTACGGCAACGGCAAGGCCTCGGTGATCGCCCGGCTGAGGAACTATGTGTTCGGCTCGACCATCCTGAAGGCGACCTCGTACGCGGGCCTGGAGGCCCGGAGGCACGACTTCTCGGCGCTCCTGAGGAACTCCTCCGAGGACGCCGCGAGCGTGAAGCCGCTCCAGCACGCGGTGCTCGATGAGCGGGAGCGGGAAGTGCTCCGCTCCTACCGTGAGCAGCATCGGGCGTGGGTGCGGAAGGCGCCTCACATCGGCCACGCGAGGGTGGGGCGGCGCTCCTTCCGAGAGCTCGCGGGGGACAACGTCTCCGCGGACTCCATCTTCCAGGTCTGTCTTCACGCCGCCTATGCCCGGGTGTTCGGCCGCTTCCCGGTGTCCTCCGAGGCGGTCTACATGGGCTGCTTCCGCGGCCTCTATGGCGGAGCGATGGAGCTCTGCGGCACGCAAGAGATGAAGGACGTGGTGGCGCGGCTGACCGCGCTCGAGCCTGGCGACGAGGTGCCCCGAGCGCTCCTCGCTGGCGACGCGGACCTGGTCCGTCTGCTGCGCCGGGCGGTGGACTCCCACCGACAGCACATGCTCTTTCCCAGGCAGGGCTTCGTCACGCCCACGGTGCTGCTGGCGTGGTTCCGAGCGTTCGCCTTCACGCCGCTCCTGCTGGGGGCGGTGCTCTGGGCCTGCTGGGCGCCGAAGCCTCTCAAGGAGTCAGCCATCCTCCGGTGGCTCGCCTCCGGGCTCTCGAGGCTCCCGCTGCTTTCGAGACTGCTGGCGTTCGAGGTGGTCGACATTGCCTCCTCACACCTGCCGGCCGTACCGGGCGTGCGCGCCGCCGCCATCCAGAACTGCCGCTTCGACCAGATGCCCCGCTTCTTCACCCCGGAGCTGTTCCTCCCGGAGAAGGTCGCGGGCGTCTACCGGCCCAGGTTCCTGGTGCACTACTCCATCCAGGACGAGCAGGTGCACTACTCGCCCCTGTGCTTCTCCCCGGAAGTCGTGAATCGACGGGAGCAATTCATACAAGCCGTGGATTTCTACCTGCGCGTCTGTGCCTGCATGTGCGAGATGGGCTCAATGCATGTCGGAAATTCCGGTGCTCCCGTGAAGATGATAGCGACCGGATAA
- the trpB gene encoding tryptophan synthase subunit beta, protein MSMETSTGRFGRYGGRYVPETLVPALLELEAAYAAARADPSFDEEVARVLKEFVGRETPLTPARRLTESWGGAHVWLKREDLAHTGAHKINNTIGQVLLARRMGKKRIIAETGAGQHGVATATACALFGFPCEVYMGALDVERQSLNVFRMRALGATVRPVESGSKTLKDAMNEAIRTWVAQVEDTHYVIGSAAGPHPYPTIVRDFQSVIGREVRAQSQAAFGRLPDAITACIGGGSNAIGICHPFIGDKDVRLVGVEAGGHGLNSGQHGASLTLGTEGVLHGTRSLVLQDAHGQIQEAHSISAGLDYPGVGPELAHLAKQGRLEVRTATDDEALRAFYEVARTEGILPALETSHAFARAAELARELGKGKHLVINCSGRGDKDVATIAAKGIPATGHEGKA, encoded by the coding sequence ATGAGCATGGAGACCTCGACCGGGCGCTTCGGCCGCTACGGTGGCCGCTATGTGCCAGAGACGCTCGTCCCGGCGCTGCTGGAGCTGGAAGCGGCGTACGCGGCGGCGCGCGCGGATCCCTCTTTCGACGAAGAGGTGGCGCGGGTGCTGAAGGAGTTCGTCGGACGCGAGACGCCGCTGACGCCCGCGCGCCGGCTGACCGAGTCCTGGGGCGGCGCGCACGTGTGGCTCAAGCGAGAGGACCTGGCGCACACGGGCGCGCACAAGATCAACAACACCATCGGCCAGGTGCTGCTGGCGCGGCGGATGGGCAAGAAGCGCATCATCGCCGAGACGGGCGCGGGGCAGCACGGCGTGGCCACGGCGACCGCGTGCGCGCTCTTCGGCTTCCCGTGCGAGGTGTACATGGGCGCGCTGGACGTGGAGCGCCAGTCGCTCAACGTCTTCCGCATGCGCGCGCTGGGCGCCACGGTGCGGCCGGTGGAGTCGGGCTCGAAGACGCTGAAGGACGCGATGAACGAGGCCATCCGCACGTGGGTGGCGCAGGTGGAGGACACCCACTACGTCATCGGCAGCGCGGCGGGGCCGCACCCCTACCCCACCATCGTCCGGGACTTCCAGTCCGTCATCGGCCGCGAGGTGCGCGCACAGAGCCAGGCGGCCTTCGGGCGGCTGCCGGATGCCATCACCGCGTGCATCGGCGGCGGCTCCAACGCGATCGGCATCTGCCACCCCTTCATCGGGGACAAGGACGTGCGGCTGGTGGGCGTGGAGGCCGGCGGCCACGGGCTGAACAGCGGGCAGCACGGCGCCTCGCTGACGCTGGGCACGGAGGGGGTGCTGCACGGGACGCGCTCGCTGGTGCTGCAGGACGCCCACGGGCAGATCCAGGAGGCGCACTCCATCTCCGCGGGCCTGGACTACCCGGGCGTGGGGCCGGAGCTGGCGCACCTGGCCAAGCAGGGCCGGCTGGAGGTGCGCACGGCCACGGACGATGAGGCGCTGCGGGCCTTCTACGAGGTGGCTCGCACGGAGGGCATCCTCCCGGCGCTGGAGACGTCCCACGCCTTCGCGCGCGCGGCGGAGCTGGCGCGAGAGCTGGGCAAGGGCAAGCACCTGGTCATCAACTGCTCGGGTCGCGGCGACAAGGACGTGGCGACCATCGCGGCGAAGGGCATTCCGGCCACGGGCCACGAGGGGAAGGCATGA
- the trpA gene encoding tryptophan synthase subunit alpha: MSGEIAAAFAKAKARGEGALVAYAMAGDPDLPRSVDVFAALVEGGADILELGVAFSDPIADGPVIQAASERALKAGATLQRVMDEVVPAVRKRCPNTPLVVMTYVNIVMALGEERYAKLARERGISGTILPDLPPEESTGLRSTFDAAGLELIPLCAPTTPPARAEAIAKDGRGFVYCVSVAGVTGMRAELPKDLSSRLELVRRASPVPVVAGFGISTAEQARVIGAHADGVVVGSALVRAAHSGGPAAARELCAEIKRGLKR, from the coding sequence ATGAGCGGCGAGATTGCAGCGGCCTTCGCGAAGGCAAAGGCTCGAGGAGAGGGCGCGCTGGTGGCGTATGCCATGGCGGGCGATCCGGACCTTCCCCGCTCGGTGGATGTGTTCGCCGCGCTCGTGGAGGGCGGCGCGGACATCCTGGAGCTCGGGGTGGCGTTCAGCGATCCCATCGCGGACGGCCCGGTCATCCAGGCGGCCTCGGAGCGAGCGCTCAAGGCGGGCGCCACGCTCCAGCGTGTCATGGACGAGGTGGTGCCCGCGGTGCGCAAGCGCTGCCCGAACACCCCGCTGGTGGTGATGACGTACGTCAACATCGTCATGGCGCTGGGTGAGGAGCGCTACGCGAAGCTGGCGCGCGAGCGAGGCATCTCCGGCACCATCCTCCCGGACCTGCCTCCCGAGGAGAGCACGGGCCTGCGGAGCACCTTCGATGCCGCCGGGCTGGAGCTCATCCCGCTGTGCGCGCCCACCACGCCGCCCGCCCGCGCGGAGGCCATCGCCAAGGACGGGCGGGGCTTCGTGTACTGCGTCTCGGTGGCCGGAGTGACGGGCATGCGGGCGGAGCTGCCGAAGGACCTGTCCTCCCGCCTGGAGCTGGTGCGGCGTGCGTCGCCCGTGCCCGTGGTCGCGGGCTTCGGCATCTCCACCGCGGAGCAGGCTCGGGTGATTGGCGCCCATGCGGATGGAGTCGTCGTCGGCAGCGCCCTCGTGCGCGCGGCCCACTCGGGCGGCCCGGCGGCGGCGCGCGAGCTCTGCGCGGAGATCAAACGCGGCCTGAAGCGCTGA
- a CDS encoding phosphoribosylanthranilate isomerase encodes MSVRVKICGVTRLEDARTAWAAGADALGLNFYPRSPRYVEPATAAALGHTRPGLGAVVGVFVNESPDIIRARVRECGLTAVQLHGDEPPETCAGFGVPVIKALRVHGPEDVARARTYVGAGDVATLLLDGAAPGYGGGGVTFDWSLVAQLVDVGVPVLVAGGLTPGNVAEAVRATHPYGVDVASGVEASPGIKDPEAVRAFIRAAKAVNLWGQQT; translated from the coding sequence GTGAGCGTCCGGGTGAAGATCTGCGGGGTGACGCGCCTGGAGGATGCGCGGACCGCATGGGCGGCGGGCGCGGACGCGCTGGGGCTGAACTTCTACCCGCGCTCGCCTCGCTACGTGGAGCCCGCCACGGCGGCGGCCCTGGGGCACACCCGGCCCGGGCTGGGCGCGGTGGTAGGCGTCTTCGTCAACGAGTCCCCGGACATCATCCGAGCGCGGGTGCGCGAGTGCGGGCTCACGGCGGTGCAGCTCCACGGCGACGAGCCGCCCGAGACCTGCGCGGGCTTCGGCGTCCCTGTCATCAAGGCGCTGCGCGTGCACGGGCCGGAGGACGTGGCCCGGGCTCGCACGTACGTGGGCGCGGGGGACGTGGCGACGCTGCTGCTGGACGGGGCGGCGCCGGGCTACGGCGGAGGGGGCGTCACCTTCGACTGGTCGCTGGTGGCGCAGCTTGTGGACGTGGGAGTGCCTGTCCTGGTGGCGGGCGGGCTCACGCCGGGAAACGTGGCAGAGGCCGTCCGCGCCACTCATCCCTATGGAGTGGACGTGGCGAGCGGGGTGGAGGCGAGCCCCGGTATCAAGGATCCCGAGGCGGTGCGGGCCTTCATCCGCGCCGCCAAGGCAGTGAACCTGTGGGGGCAACAGACATGA